CGATGGTGTCGTTGACGATAACGACGTCACCGACCGACCGTACCCAACGATAGGGAACGACGACCCCTTGGCCCTCCGAAACGTACTCTTCGAAAAGTGCCCTGTTGATTTCCCCCAGCGCAAGACCAGTCACTATTTCGGCATCGAGATCAAGTTTGAGATCGTCGACGCGACCGATGAACGTTCCACTGGCCGAGTACACATCGTGATCGATGAGGGCCGTGATCTCCCGTGGTTCCGATTCGGTCACCATACGCGAGCGTCGATGCGAAGCATCTTAACCGTTTGTGGATCTCAGACCGATGCGAGAAGGTATCAACCGGGTGAATAGATCGAAAGCGATTCGTTCTGCATCTCTTCGTAGTAGTCCATCGCCCACGCGACTGCCTCCGGAGTATCGTTGATGATACTTCCACGAACACCATCCGGACCGTACACCCGCAGTTCGATGACCGTTCGTTCATCGGATTCGACGATGGTCGTGCCAAACGGCGGCTCAGTGTCTATCTGTCCAAGTTCGGTTTGTTCGGTGGTAAGGGCCGCGACGAGCTCGTCGTTTTGGCCAGTGACGAGTTGCTCGACGAGCGACGAGGAGATGACGAGTGATAGTTCGGTCCCGTCCATCACTCGTTCGTAGAGCAGATCGAGATACGGTTCGGAAATTGCTGATGGAACGGATCGAATCCGTCGTGCGCCATCGAGGAGCCGCTCGATTCGAGCGGAGTGAGACCGGTCACCGGTGGTGTGGACGATTTCGGCGTCTGCGACTACCGCAGGAACGAGCGGCACATCCGAGTCGAGCACGGAGAGCAACTCGATCGCCTCCTGAATGCATGCCATTCGCCGTTCAAACCGGTCGTACGCCTTGAGTGCCAGCCGACCGGTAAGCGTCGTCAAATACTCATCTTCGTCCTGTTCGATGTATCCTCGCGATTGGAGATCGTACACGGCCCTATTGATTGTCGATTCGGACACCTCAAGCGTAGCACCAAGGCTGTCAGTGTCTTGAGGGTCGCCATCCAACTCCCGAAGAAGCGTTATGCGGTTCAAAAGGAGCTGTGACGGCTCCGTATCTTCCATCGCGTAAATAGTTACTTGCCAGTACTAAAAGTAATGCGGTAAAAGATCCTCGTGTCCCCCATAAGTAAGGGAAAATTTTATATACTATTACCCAACTTCGAGTCAGATATTCAGGGAGTAAGGTGATATACATGCAGGCACATGGATGAATTGCCGGATGCCTCTGACACCCCGGCAGCTATCCTATCGGTGGCGGTACTGCCCGATCCGCCACGGATTCCGAAACACGAGCCATAGAGCTATAGCTCTCTAAGAATTCCTGACATCGATGCACGGATCATTCGTGTGCTGCATCCCATTCTTCAGCTTTGTGAAGATTGCTACAATTGTCACATTTGATACGTCCCATAGAATCAACAGCAGTGTCAAATGACTCACAATTTGAACAGAAAAAGCCCCACCGTTTCTGATCGGTGTTGTATACGACGTAGAAGGGGGCTTTCGATCCTCGTTCGGCCTGTGTGAAATCGACGTACAGCGTCTCTCCCCCGGGATGGGTTCGCTCCTCCATACGCCAGTATCGGGGATCGAGCAACATATACTGGTCGGATGATAGCAGTCAAAAGCCGACAACAACGAACCCAGCCTGCAAATTCAACAGTTACAGCGTTCGTGATCGCCGCTATACCTCGTTGACGCAGCCCTGATCGGAGCAGTTCGAAAACGAGGAGAAACGACCCGGCAACTGCCAGCCAAGCGCATTTTGAATCGGCTGTCAACCACTCTGTGTCGGTTGTCCTGTCACACCACAACCGACAGCATTGCCACGTTCCGTGGCGCTCATTCGAGTATCTAACGGGGATCACGCTGCCATCCATTTGGCTGGTCGACGTGAGTGGTCCCCCTCATTGACAGCGTGCTCGCTGGGTTGGTGTGTCGACATGATTTGCCGCGTTGAGATCAATGGTGTAATGCCGTGAACTACCCGAATAACCGGGCGATCGTGGTCGCTTGCAGGTGATGGAGGCCTGACGCAACCCAAAGTCACTTTTAGCTTAGTGCCATAGGTAGGGTAACTCTATGTCCCGTAGTCCTTCGTTGCCGGATCGACCGCAGTTGGAACTTGATCCGGAAATGCCGCCGGCCGAGCGCCTCGATGCGCTGCAGCAGCATTATTGTCGTATTCTAGAAGTAAATGAACAGCTCGACGACCAGCTCCAGTCCGCCCAGTCACAACAGGGCGCACTTCGTGAGGACGTCGAACAATTGCAGCGGGAAAACGAGACACTGAAGACCTCTGCTCAGTACATCGCCACCGTTGAGGAGGTCATTGACGACCAAGTCGTGATCAAACAGCACGGCAACAATCAGGAGGTTTTGACCGATCTCTCCCCTCGACTGCAAGAACAGATCGATGCTGGCGATCGCGTTTCGATCAGCGATTCGTTCACCGTCCAGACGGTTCTTAGCAGTGAGACGGATTCGCGGGCACAAGCGATGGAAGTTACACAGCGCCCGAGCGTCACATACGAGGACATCGGTGGACTGAACGAAGAGATCCTCGAGGTCCGAGAAACGGTCGAGGAGCCGTTGCTCGATCCCGATCAGTTCGATGCGGTGGGGATCGATCCACCGTCAGGGGTGTTGTTGCATGGGCCGCCGGGGACGGGGAAGACGATGTTGGCCAAAGCGGTCGCCAACCAGACGGAGGCGACGTTCATCAAGATGGCCGGCTCGGAACTCGTCCAGAAGTTCATCGGAGAAGGTGCGCGGTTGGTACGGGATCTGTTCGAGTTGGCCGCAGAACGCGAGCCAGCAGTGCTGTTCATCGACGAAATCGATGCGATCGCTGCAAAACGCACCGATTCGAAAACCTCCGGAGACGCCGAGGTCCAGCGGACCATGATGCAGTTGCTCTCGGAGATGGACGGCTTCGACGACCGCGGCGAGATCAGCATCATCGCCGCCACAAACCGCTTCGATATGCTCGATCGCGCCATCCTCCGCCCCGGACGGTTCGACCGCCTCATCGAAGTCCCAAAACCAGATCAAGAGGGTCGCAAACGGATCATCGAGATCCATGCGTCCGAGATGGATCTCAGCGACGATATCGAGTACGACGAGCTCGCGACGATGACCGAGGGATTCAGCGGTGCTCAACTGTCGAGCTTAGTCACCGAAGCTGGGATGTTTGCAGTGCGGGACGAACGGACGACGGTACGGGCCGAGGATTTCGAGGCGGCTTATGACAAGCTAGACGACGAAGAAGACACAACGGTACGAACTGCTACGTTCTACTGATTCCTGACGGTCGAAACCGTCCTATCATTCGAGCGGGACGGGTGCTAGTTCTAATTCGTTTGTGCGTCGACGGCAGCGATACTAGCGAGGTTGACAATGTCGGCGACTTCGTCGCCGCGCTGGAGGATGTGAACGGGTTTGGCCATTCCTACCAGCATGGGACCGATCGCGTCGGCACCCCCCAGACGCTGGAGTAGCTTGTAGCCGATGTTCCCCGCTTCGAGGTTTGGAAACACGAGGACGTTTGCGGGTTCATCCAGCTCGGCGAAGTCGTACGTACCCGTTAACATCTCCTCGATCACCGCGGTGTCAGCCTGCATTTCGCCGTCGACCGGGAAGTCGACCGAGGGATCGACGCGCAACTGATTGGCCGCCTCTCGTGGTTTGACGGTGCCTTCAGTACGCACGCTGCCGAAATCCGAGTACGAGAGGAACGCCACTCGGGGAGAGACGTTGAACCGGCGGGCAAGTGCCGCGGTGTGTTGGGCAATTTCGGCTAGTACCGCAGCATCCGGATCCTGATTCACCGTCGCGTCTGCACAGAACACCACTCGATTTTTGAACGTCAACAGATACACTCCGGCCGCGTAGTCAGCTTCGGGAGCAGTTCCGATCACCTGCAAGGGAGGGCGCAACGCTGATGGGTAGTGATGGGTCAATCCTGCCAACAATCCGTCCGCATCTCCGACGTCCACCATCACACTTCCCAAGTAGTTTCCATCGCGGATCAGATCGTCGGCTTCACGACGGGTCATTCCCTTGCGTTTTCGCAGTTCGTACAACCGATCTGCGTACGCCGTCAACGAATCTTCATTCGGATCAACGATCTCCGGATCCATCTCCAGTCTGAGCGAGGTGGCGGTGTCGTGAATCGCATCCCTGTCGCCGATGAGGATGGGCTGTGCGATGTTCTGCTCGATGAGCTGGTGGGCTGCTCGAATGACTTTTTCGTTGGTGCCTTCTGCGAGGACGATGCGCTGGTCGGCGGATTTGGCTTTGTTGAGCACCACTCGCATCATCTCGCGGGATTTACCGAGACGAGCTTCCAGTTGCTCGCGGTAGCTCGGCTGTTCGATGGTCTCGCGGGCGACTCCGCTGTCTACAGCCGCTTGAGCGACTGCTCCCGACACCTCGAACAACACTCGCGGATCCAGCGGCTTGGGAATGATGTACTCCGAGCCGAACTGGAGGGGCTGGTCGCCGTACGCTTTGACTACTGCATCGGGAACGTCCTGTCGGGCCAAGTCGGCAAGCGCGCGCGCTGCAGCGACTTTCATCTGTTCGTTGATCTCGCTCGCGCGAACGTCCAAGGCACCCCGGAAGATGAACGGGAACCCCAACACGTTGTTCACCTGATTGGGATAATCAGACCGGCCCGTCGCCATGATCACCGTATCCTCGCGGGCGGTTTTGGCTTCCTCGTAGCCGATCTCCGGATCGGGGTTCGCCATAGCGAACACGATTGGATCCCGTGCCATCGACCGGATCATCTCTTGGCTGACGATCCCACCGACCGACAGCCCCACGAACACGTCTGCATCGGCCATCGCATCCGAGAGATCACCGCCCGGGATGTCCCGTGCGAACTCTTGTTTGAAATTGTTGATCTCTCCACTTGCCACCCGCGACTGGGTGATGATCCCCGAGGAATCACACATCGTGATGTTTTCCTTTTTAGCGCCGAGGGAGACGTAAAATCGCGCTGTGGCGATCGCGCTCGCGCCTGCGCCGGAAAAGACGATGTCAAGCTCCGAAAGCTGTTTATCAGCGATTTCGGCGGCGTTCACCAGGGCAGCCCCAGAGATGATAGCGGTACCGTGTTGGTCGTCGTGGAACACGGGGATATCCATCCGTTCGCGTAACCGTCGTTCGATCTCGAAACACGCCGGTGCCGCGATGTCCTCGAGATTGATTCCGCCGAACGTCGGCTCCATCGCCGCGACTGCGTCCACGAACGCGTCCACATCGGATTCGTCGAGCTCAATGTCGAACACGTCGATGTCCGCGAACCGCTTGAACAGTACGCCTTTGCCTTCCATCACCGGCTTCGAGGCTTGAGCGCCGATGTCGCCCAGCCCTAACACCGCGCTGCCGTTCGATACCACGCTCACCAAGTTTCCTTTGGTCGTGTACTGGTAGGCCGCTGCTGGATCCTCATCGATCGCGCGGCACGGAGCAGCCACACCCGGTGAGTACGCCAAGCTTAGATCGCGTTGGGTACTCGTCGGTTTTGTCGTCGACATCGCTATCTTCCCTTCTGGAGATCGCCGGTGATACGCCAGCGAATCCTCATCTAGTCCCATGTTCGCCCTCTGCAGAGGAACCCTAAATAACTATCTCGATACACTCTCTCAATCATACGGGCAGTTACTCCGCGTCCCTCCCAAAACGAAACGAGGGGCACCACCAAGTGAGGGGATTCAAATGGTCTCAGAACGGAGCAACGTGTATGAGGGTTCGATTCCGTCGGCTCATTGTGGTCACGACGGGGCTGACGTACGTTCTCATGTTGCTGGGCATCTACACTGCCGCGTTCGGTGCCGGACTGACGTGCGGTGCACGGTGGCCGTTCTGTGATGGGTGGCTGGGGCTGTTCCCGGCGAACCTTCCGAGTTTCATCGAGTGGTTCCACCGACTCGTCGCCATGATTACCGGCTTTGTCATCCTCGGGGCAGCGTACGCCGGCTGGACGCGACAGGACGATCGTCGGGTGGCATGGGCGATCACACTCGCAGTGGGATTGTTACCGCTTCAGATTGGGCTGGGAGCGGTGACGGTAACGCTCAGTGGTGTATTCCCGTGGGGTTATGCACCGAGTGTACAGCTTTTACATTACACCGTTGCGCTCGCCATTCTCGCCTTGTTGACGGTGGCAACAGCACTCACGATCTCTTCGCCTCCGAGGGGAGAAACCGAGCGTCGGCAGTTCCGATCCCGGCTTCGCTGGGGAACTCTAGCCGCGCTCGTTTTACTGCCCGTACAGTATCTGTTCAACTACGGAACCGTGTTCGTGTACTCGCCGGTAGTACAGATCGTCTACTACGCGCTGTCTCTGTTGTTGTTCGGCGTGCTCGTCTCCATGGCTGTCTGGACCGCGCGAGTTGTATCACCGATCTCGATGCGGCGGCTCGGTCACGTGAGCCAGCTATCGACGGCCGGAACAGTGGTACTCGCAGCACAAATGCTGGTTGATCGACAGCTGTGGGGATCCGTCTCACCGATGGTGTCCGACGGTCTCACGTTCGTGTTGGGTCTCATCCTCATCGCTACAGGATGGCTCGTCTTCCGAGGAACCGGTCGATCACCCGGTCAAGAGTCCACAGTTCACGAGTCCGAGTGAGAACCTAGTTCGTCATCCGTAAACCGCGGTGACTCCGTTCGTCGATTCACACGAAATCCCCGAGACCAGTCTGTTGATCGTCGTTCTCGGGGTCGGGATCGTCCGTCTGGTCGGTGTCCCCTGTTCCGTTAGACTCTCCTGTCTCGTCGGAGTCAACAGTTTCCTCAGTCGTCGAATCGTCAGCGGTATCGTTCCCGTCCATGGGGTCAGGCATCGATCGTAGCCGCTGGGCCTCCTCAACGATCGATTCGACTTTTTTCGTGTTTTCACCGCTTCCAGTGACGAAAGCGACGTGTTCGGTGTCGAGATCGTAGCGGGCGGCCATGGTGACAGTGAGTTCGCGGTTAGTACAGTGGTGAGTCATCGTAGCGAGGTAGGGTAGTACCTCCTTGCGGGCGGTTGCGATACTCGTTCCACTCGACGTAGCGATCCCCTGAGCGACGTAGTCCCGTTTGGCTCGGGTGCTTTTCGATCGGCCGAGCTTCGACCAGTAGCTGGGAGGACTGTAGCGCGTCCAGCCGCCTTTGGGTTCTTGACGCGCGGCAGCGACGCCCGCGGTCGTGTTGTCGCTCACGTATCGCCAGTAGGAGTAGTTCTGTGTCGCACGGACGCGTCCGAGCCATCGATCGGCAGCTGCGAGGCGTTCGTATGCGTCAGCAAGCTCCGCCCCGTGGTAGTCCTTCGGAACGTTGTCCTCGATCCAGTTGACGACATCGTCCGGCGTTTCGTCCACATCGTACGAAAATTCGAGCGCACCCCGGGCATCCTTCTCTTTGAAGACGGCATCGAGCAACTGAAAGATCCCCTCCGTTCGATCACGGTCACCAGTCACGACGTTGGATTCTTCGATCCGTCCACGGTTGCCAGCGATCGCTTGGAGATCGTTCACCGCGCCCCGGAGATCCCCGCTGTTGGTCTCTGCGATCGCATCAAGCGCCGACGACTCGTATTCGATGTCTTCTTTCCGGCAGATGTCCCTAAGCACGGGGACGATCGACCGCGCCGAAACGTCTCGAAACTCGATCTCCTGACAGGCGTTCCGGAGCGCGTTCGACATGTCGTAATACTCGTTTGCGATGAGCACCATCGGTTGTTGGGTCTCTTTGACGAGTTGGGTGACGGCACGCGCACCACCTCGATCGGCG
The sequence above is drawn from the Halocatena salina genome and encodes:
- a CDS encoding PRC-barrel domain-containing protein; its protein translation is MVTESEPREITALIDHDVYSASGTFIGRVDDLKLDLDAEIVTGLALGEINRALFEEYVSEGQGVVVPYRWVRSVGDVVIVNDTIDRLKQPSDQTEAAE
- a CDS encoding helix-turn-helix transcriptional regulator, with amino-acid sequence MEDTEPSQLLLNRITLLRELDGDPQDTDSLGATLEVSESTINRAVYDLQSRGYIEQDEDEYLTTLTGRLALKAYDRFERRMACIQEAIELLSVLDSDVPLVPAVVADAEIVHTTGDRSHSARIERLLDGARRIRSVPSAISEPYLDLLYERVMDGTELSLVISSSLVEQLVTGQNDELVAALTTEQTELGQIDTEPPFGTTIVESDERTVIELRVYGPDGVRGSIINDTPEAVAWAMDYYEEMQNESLSIYSPG
- a CDS encoding DUF5816 domain-containing protein, whose translation is MEERTHPGGETLYVDFTQAERGSKAPFYVVYNTDQKRWGFFCSNCESFDTAVDSMGRIKCDNCSNLHKAEEWDAAHE
- the pan2 gene encoding proteasome-activating nucleotidase Pan2; amino-acid sequence: MSRSPSLPDRPQLELDPEMPPAERLDALQQHYCRILEVNEQLDDQLQSAQSQQGALREDVEQLQRENETLKTSAQYIATVEEVIDDQVVIKQHGNNQEVLTDLSPRLQEQIDAGDRVSISDSFTVQTVLSSETDSRAQAMEVTQRPSVTYEDIGGLNEEILEVRETVEEPLLDPDQFDAVGIDPPSGVLLHGPPGTGKTMLAKAVANQTEATFIKMAGSELVQKFIGEGARLVRDLFELAAEREPAVLFIDEIDAIAAKRTDSKTSGDAEVQRTMMQLLSEMDGFDDRGEISIIAATNRFDMLDRAILRPGRFDRLIEVPKPDQEGRKRIIEIHASEMDLSDDIEYDELATMTEGFSGAQLSSLVTEAGMFAVRDERTTVRAEDFEAAYDKLDDEEDTTVRTATFY
- a CDS encoding NADP-dependent malic enzyme, whose amino-acid sequence is MGLDEDSLAYHRRSPEGKIAMSTTKPTSTQRDLSLAYSPGVAAPCRAIDEDPAAAYQYTTKGNLVSVVSNGSAVLGLGDIGAQASKPVMEGKGVLFKRFADIDVFDIELDESDVDAFVDAVAAMEPTFGGINLEDIAAPACFEIERRLRERMDIPVFHDDQHGTAIISGAALVNAAEIADKQLSELDIVFSGAGASAIATARFYVSLGAKKENITMCDSSGIITQSRVASGEINNFKQEFARDIPGGDLSDAMADADVFVGLSVGGIVSQEMIRSMARDPIVFAMANPDPEIGYEEAKTAREDTVIMATGRSDYPNQVNNVLGFPFIFRGALDVRASEINEQMKVAAARALADLARQDVPDAVVKAYGDQPLQFGSEYIIPKPLDPRVLFEVSGAVAQAAVDSGVARETIEQPSYREQLEARLGKSREMMRVVLNKAKSADQRIVLAEGTNEKVIRAAHQLIEQNIAQPILIGDRDAIHDTATSLRLEMDPEIVDPNEDSLTAYADRLYELRKRKGMTRREADDLIRDGNYLGSVMVDVGDADGLLAGLTHHYPSALRPPLQVIGTAPEADYAAGVYLLTFKNRVVFCADATVNQDPDAAVLAEIAQHTAALARRFNVSPRVAFLSYSDFGSVRTEGTVKPREAANQLRVDPSVDFPVDGEMQADTAVIEEMLTGTYDFAELDEPANVLVFPNLEAGNIGYKLLQRLGGADAIGPMLVGMAKPVHILQRGDEVADIVNLASIAAVDAQTN
- a CDS encoding COX15/CtaA family protein, translated to MRVRFRRLIVVTTGLTYVLMLLGIYTAAFGAGLTCGARWPFCDGWLGLFPANLPSFIEWFHRLVAMITGFVILGAAYAGWTRQDDRRVAWAITLAVGLLPLQIGLGAVTVTLSGVFPWGYAPSVQLLHYTVALAILALLTVATALTISSPPRGETERRQFRSRLRWGTLAALVLLPVQYLFNYGTVFVYSPVVQIVYYALSLLLFGVLVSMAVWTARVVSPISMRRLGHVSQLSTAGTVVLAAQMLVDRQLWGSVSPMVSDGLTFVLGLILIATGWLVFRGTGRSPGQESTVHESE
- a CDS encoding replication factor C large subunit, whose amino-acid sequence is MTDWTEKYRPTTLAEVRGNNKARDALREWAESWDEHRESVILHGSPGVGKTSAAHALANDMNWSTIELNASDQRTADAIDRVAGGAAMNQSLSGTGRQLVILDEADNIHGNADRGGARAVTQLVKETQQPMVLIANEYYDMSNALRNACQEIEFRDVSARSIVPVLRDICRKEDIEYESSALDAIAETNSGDLRGAVNDLQAIAGNRGRIEESNVVTGDRDRTEGIFQLLDAVFKEKDARGALEFSYDVDETPDDVVNWIEDNVPKDYHGAELADAYERLAAADRWLGRVRATQNYSYWRYVSDNTTAGVAAARQEPKGGWTRYSPPSYWSKLGRSKSTRAKRDYVAQGIATSSGTSIATARKEVLPYLATMTHHCTNRELTVTMAARYDLDTEHVAFVTGSGENTKKVESIVEEAQRLRSMPDPMDGNDTADDSTTEETVDSDETGESNGTGDTDQTDDPDPENDDQQTGLGDFV